GTAAACTCATTGCACTCATGCTCATTCCTCCCTAAGCCAGCGGATGAAGTCGTTGGGCGTGACGACTCTGATCCCGAAATGCTCCGCACCCAGCCCAGCCAGCGTGCCAAGGTGTAAAGAATGCCCGCCAAGAAGATGGTTCCGAATATATGTTTGTTGTATCGAGCCAGCCACAGCGGAAGATAAATGTCGAAGTTCTCCTGTCGTTCTTCGGTGTAACGCGCGGCAACATTGGTGAGCGGGCAGCGCCAGCCGTTGGCCGCTATGATGCCAACCTCGATGAAGACAATGCCGATCAGCACGGCGGCAATGGTGAACCGGCCACGCCAAGCCGAGACAGGAATGGCAAAGATGCAGCCGGCAAAGAAAGCCCAAACCACCGTGTGGACGATCTTGACAGTCCGGAGAGCCGTCTGCGGACTCAACACGGTCGCCTAACCCTGCTTCTCGGAGTCCTGAAGGCCGCGGCCGCCTACGGGCTCGGTTTCGAAGCGCTCGCCGAATCCGGCGATCAGCGGGCGTCCTTGCGCGATGGCTTCCCGCACGGAGGGATGCGAGAGCGAGGTCTGGTGGCTGGCTTGGCTGTCCCACACCTCGGTGACCCAAATCGCGTCCGCATCGCCGGGATCTTTGGCGACCACATAGCTGAGACAACCCGGCATCCCGGATACGCCCTCGAGGAGAATGGCGATGAGTTCATCGCGCTTGCCCGACACGGTGTTTATCTTTCCGATCAGTCCATACATGCTTGAGGCTCCGCTGAATAGGCGCCCGCCGGAGCGCAGGCCGTGGCCATCACCGCCGCGCCGACGGAAAAGAGGAAATCACGTCGTCGAAATCCACCCATAATCGCTCCTACTGGTTCCGCAGCCTACCACGGCCTCTCTTCACCAGCTAAACTTTGCAGCCGTATCCTACGTTGTTCTGTCCCCATGCCAAGAGTCCGCAACCGATGGAGTAATCATGCTGTTTGAAGGCTTCCCATTCCGCAGAGGCGCGATGTTGGGCGCCCTCCTTCTCACCCAGACGCTTTCGGGACAGGTACCCAGCGCGGGGGAACCCACGCAGGTCCTTGTCTTGGGAACCTATCACTTCGCGAATCCGGGTTTGGACGTGGTCAAGGTTGAAGTGGCCGACGTGCTGTCCGAGGCCAAGCAGGCCGAGATTCGCGCCGTGGTCGAAGCCTTGGCCCGCTTTCGTCCTACCAAGATCGCGGTGGAGGATTTGCCGGGCTCAGCCGACCGGCTCGATCAGCTCTACAAAGCCTACCGCGCAGGTCAGCATGAGCTGTCCCGCAATGAGACCGAACAAGTGGGCTTTCGCTTGGCGGCGCAGTTGGAGCATCCGCGCCTTTTTCCCATCG
The Acidobacteriota bacterium genome window above contains:
- a CDS encoding putative quinol monooxygenase — encoded protein: MYGLIGKINTVSGKRDELIAILLEGVSGMPGCLSYVVAKDPGDADAIWVTEVWDSQASHQTSLSHPSVREAIAQGRPLIAGFGERFETEPVGGRGLQDSEKQG